Part of the Equus caballus isolate H_3958 breed thoroughbred chromosome 5, TB-T2T, whole genome shotgun sequence genome is shown below.
CTTCTTGCTGGAGCCATTCTCTATAGGCCCCTGTGTAGTTTCGAGCCCTGTGGAGACAAAGAAGGGTGAGGGAAGGACAGGCCTGGGAAGCAGTCCCCACTCACTCCCCAGCTAGCAATTCACACCTTCCGCATACACACTATCCCATACCCGGTGTATCCAAGGCCCTGGGCCAACTGGGTGGCCTGCAAGCCCCGCTTGCCCATCTGACAGAAGAAAATCAGATTCTCATCTTCCAGCTTTGGCTTCTGGGTGGAGTACAAGGCCTGGAAAGCAGCTGGCTCCATCTGCAGGGCACTTTCCAACTCAGACACTGGGAGGATTTGAGAGGACAGAATGGAAAGCCGGCAGTTTGGCAATCTCAGGTGAGGTTAGGCCTGGAAGGACTGGGTGCTGGTGGTCGAACAAATCTCCAGGGGGGGCCAAAACAACACATGGTGGGCACCACTCCCCAACCTCAAGGTCAAGATACAGCCTAGTCTCACAGGAAGTCAGTCAAACTACCTTTGAATAAGAGCCATTTCCCGAGTTGTGAGGAGGAGCAGGCCGACTCAAGTCTCGGGAGGTCAACCATAGAGAAACTGGTCTGCCCCTTCCTCACCGCCTGTTATCCCCTCAAACTGGAAGGGCCAGTTCTGCTGCCAGGATCCGCCTCCAATCAGCCCTTCTCTAGCTTAGCAGGGTAGGGGCTTAAGCAAACGCAGAACACCCGTAACAGTGCCTCTCCCACGCCATCCTACGTGAGGTCCCCTTAGCTAAGAACCTCCTGGACTGTCTCTACTCCACCACCGGGGCATCCCCTCTCAATCCCATACCCGGGATGTTGAGCGCCCCAGGGATGGTCCCAGCGGCCGCCTCCTCCCGAGATCTCACATCGATGAGTCGGGCCCGGCCCAAGGCTAGGAGCGAACGGAGTTCAGGGAGCGAGACGGCGGGCGCTGAGGAACGGAGCACGAGAGACCTGAGGGGAGCGGGACCTCACGTGGCAGCATCCCAACCCAGTGGGGGGCGTACGGGAGAACCTCTCAGCCACGCCCCTCGGCGCCACCCTCCGCAGACACCTCCACCCAGGGGGCTCCACGCGCTCCTGGGGGCCACATGTAGGACAGGATGTGGCCCCAGGTCTCCGGGGGAGGTACCTCCAGCCATGGTGCGCGCCGCGATTGCGAGTTGCAGGAATGCGGCCCCGGCCCGCCCCCTCGGAGCCTGCAGCATCTCTCCCGCCCTCCCGAAGCCGAGACCGGAACCGGAAGAAAAGGCACCGCCTCCCGCACGGCCCCCGCAGCACCTGTTAGAGGTGCAGCTAACACTGGCCAGCTAGGGAAATCTCCGCGGTTGCCGGGTGTGGGCGGGCAACCGTACATTGGTCCGGCCCAGGCTCTAGCACGTAGAGTAACGAGTATAGGAGGAGCACCCCAACCTAATCTCGGCCCAACCCTATGGTCAAAGTGCAATGTGCCCCCTCCCTTCCGCCCTGGGGCccacaaaaggaggaaaaacaggAGACAACTGTGGCTCTGaacattttatcttaaaaaaaaaaaaaaaggaaaagaaagaaagaaaagagaagaaaccatCCCCACAAGGGGGAAGGCCCCAAGTGGGCCCCTGCCTGTTGTTCTCCCTGGCTGGAGACTTCTGCATAGGCCTTAGCTGCTCTCTGGCCAATCTCCTCTTCCTGGGGCAGCAAACACTACTAAGCATCCTTTCCCCCACTTCTTGCTAAAGCCTGTTCCCCAGAGTCCTCAGGTGCACATCTGAGCTCCAGGGAAAGGAAGAACCAGTGGAAGCGCCAGAGTCCCGGGGCAAGCCTTGTCAGCAGACCCTCTGCTGGCACCCTAAGCAAGCACAGGGCAAGCCCCCCAGTTTAGTGTGTCCAGCATCCAGCGTGGAGACAGCACATGCATTGTGCAAGAGGAGCACAAGGGGCCCAGGGGCTGCATGGTGGGGTTGGGCAAGGCTGTCAGTGCACGTCCACATGTGTGTTTCACACCACTGCAGGCTGCTCTATCACAGGGCCTCAGTTCAAAGACACGCCTTCTGAGCTCCCCCCAGTCCCATGCCAGAGGTGGGCAGTGAAGGAAAGGGGCACGGGGTTAGCCTGTTGCTCCTGGGCTATCTGCAGTTCTCAGAAAGGGGCTGTGGGGCCCAAAGCCCCTCAATCCCCATCGTTAGTTGCTGTCATTCTTGATGACGACTTCTACTCCGTGGTGCCGTAACTGAGCTCGCAGCAGCAGATTCTTGTTTTTAAGATCTTCCACCTGACATGGGAAGGAGGCAGTAAAGGGAATGGGTAGAAAAGTGGGCCCAGCCAAGTCCCTGAACTTATTCAGACATCCACTGGTGAGAGGAAAAAGGTGAAGGCTTCTCTGTGGAAAATGAAGTAGGGAGTCCCAAAGTGGGGCGGTGGCCGTGGGGTGGAGGAGGGCCACACTGAGGATAGGAGTCTGACCTGCTGTCGAAGCACATCATTGTCCAGCTGCAGCTGGTCAAGCCCCTGCAGTTCTTCAGACAACCGGTGGTTACTCTGCCGAAGCTCCTGGATATAATCACAGGCTTTGGATAGAATTCCACCTTTACTCTGCAGGAGAAAGCCAGCAAAATGAGGACTCAGATATAAGATACCTGGCTTGCTCTCCAAAAGCACATTCACATTTTGGACTTCACTTTCCCCTAAGGGTGGTGGTATAACATCTCCCAGGGAAACAGGAGCCTCAGAGAGATGAGAAGAGACTACTGCCATGTGTGCCCACTCTCTACCATTTCTGGCAACAATACCAGGAGACAGAATTCAGGCATCCTGCCCACTACCAGGGTCTTTCCATGACCTGGCCAGACTTGGTGCTCTCCATGGAGCAGTCTGGGATGATCTTGGACAGCTGCACAATCCAGTTGTTAATCTTGTCTCGGCGGCGACGCTCCACTGTGGGGCAAAGCGGAGGACCAGGTGACTCAGTGACAACTCACCACAGGCCCCATATAAAATACCTACCTCTCCCAGCCTCACACATCACTGCTGTCCCCAGTCCCACCACACAGCTGCTGGCTTCACACTCGGATCACACCTACCTTCATTATGCTGAGCCCTGCGTTTCTCATCCCGAGTTGTCCGGGGAGCTTCTGACTTCCTGACAACAGAGCCCAAGGCGGCCAGAGTGAGGGAAGGACAGAAGATAAGACTGGAGTTTGGGATAAGGAATTACACAAGATTTGGCAGGGATCAAGACCACTCATGGTAACTGAAAAGAAACAAGGGTTACTCACGGGGAATAAGGGTGGGTCCTGGGGGCAATGGAGCGCTGGCTGCCTCCTTGCAACACTTCTTGTGGGGACATCATCACAAAGAATTGACCTGTGAAGGTGCAGGGCAGATTCTGTCAGGATATGGGACCAGGAACCTCACCAAGCTCTGAGGCCAGTGCCCTGGGACCCTCCTCTAAAAAGGTCATACTTCCTCCTGCTGGAAAGGCAGCCCCGGACTCACTGCCTGCTCAGGTCTTAGTGATCATTAAGGGATCATGAGTAAAGGCCCACTGCCCACCAGCCACGTCCCACAGCCTGTCCTAGCCCCGCCAGCCAGCATCCTCACACAGTATCTCACCCGTGCTGGGAGTGTTCGCCTGCCCCAGTAGTGCCTCTGAGCCCTGGGTAGTAACAACAGCTGCTGTACTCCCCGATGTGGTACCCCCTGTCCCATCTCCCACTGCAGTGCTGGGGAAGTAAGTATAGTGCGTCTCAGCAGCTGTCCCCTCTGTGTCAACTGCATCATCACTGGTGAACGCACCCTGGATCACCGCCTGGGAAGGGGGCAAGAGAACAGAGTCCAGCGACAGTCAGATACTTCCCACTGAACTACTCTGCAGCTTCTATCccttgggggaggagggagaaacatCCAGAAAGGGAGAGCCTAGTGCCTTGGGACAAGGCAGCCCAGATGCCTCACCACCCCTAGCCTCACCCCCATCCTATTGGTTCCCTTCTTCATCTTACTACTCAGAGCTCtagtcccctccccagcccataCTCCTGTACCTGGGTCATAGATTGAGTGGCAGGGTAGCCACTGATGGCGCCAGTCCCCTCAGTCTGGCCATCTAGCTGCCCCTCAGACACCTGGATCACTCTGTACATCACCTAGAagcagggaggaaaggggagggaagggaagagagaataagAGAGTAAGTGCTGGGGATCTCAGGGCCCCTCATAAAGCTTCTCTTGAATAGAACCCCAAAACAAGAGTCCTTCAGAGACACAGATTCAGCCATTCCCCCTTCCTTCCCCATACAGAGGTTTCAGCATAGCCCCTACCCCACCCCAATCTCTACTCCAAACCTCATTCTCTAATCCCACCACCCACCCCAGGAGTCCACATCTTCACCTCATCCTCCAAGCCAGGTCTCCCCTTGACAGGTTCAATTACCTCCCTCAACCCAACCACAGGGAACACCTGCAGCCACCTGGCCCCCTCCCTTACCTGGCCCCCATTCTCAGTTCGGAAGACGTACTTGACGTTGGGGTCAGGGAAAGTGGCAGCTGACTGGATGCTGGCGATAGCCACGCTGGTTGGGTCCTCCCCAGTTGCCACTGCACCTGaattaaaagaacaaaggaaaagtcTGTGAGttacttcctttctccctctgttccACTTGCATGTCATTCAGAAGGAGAAGGGCTCACAAGAGACGGgctgatgggggaggggaagagcccATGATGGGTTCTTGGTCTCAGGTCTGTTTCTACCACCCACCTTCCTGAATCTGCACTGTCCCCTCTTCCGTTTCAGCTGTTTTCTGCTGCCTGTTTGTGAAcggacaaaagaaagaataagggaAGAAGTGAATGAAAAGCTCACCAGGCCAGTAACATATGGCTCCCAAACTCAGTGGCATTCCCAACAGATGTAGGTTAGGTTAGAGTAACAACAGctagtatttactgagtgtttactcAGTAAACTAGCTAAGCACTAGCTAAGCACTTAACAGGCACTACCTTATTGAATACCAGGAACAGCACCAAGAGGTAGGTAGCGCTACTTGCATTCTATGGATGGGAaaccaaatcacacagctagtaagtgacggAGCTGGGACCTGAATCTAGGTCTCCCTCACTCCAGAGCCAGTGCTCTTAGGCATTTTGCATCCTCCCAGgcctcccatctcccatcccagaCCCTACCACTTCTTCACTCACCCCTTCATCTCTCTGTGAGGGGGTACATCCGAGGAACTGGTCCTTCTTTGGAAGTCTTCGTGTCTCCTGCCTCACAGGCCTGAGTGCTAAGTCCTGGTAGAAATCAGGGAGTCTGCAGTGAGTCTAGGAAACTGAACAGCGCCCCTGTTTCTAGAACCTAGGCTCCACAAAGACACAGCCAGGAACATAACCCAATCATCTGCAGGGTCAGCTTCCTCCATTCTGATGCTGAGGACTGGGCTACAGTGACTAAAAAAGCAACTCTACAAACCGTGCTCGTCTACCCTCCATTATCACCCCAACTCCTGGTGGAGAGGGGATAATTATACTGGAAGACCAAGAAACAACATATTTCTGCATGGATTATTATTAAAGCTATTATGATCTGCCATGACATAGGGATTAGGAAGGGCCATGTTTAGACCACCACTATCAAAAAATACAGGGCCATGGATGCTGTGAGAAGCTTCCAGCTTCTCAGCCACAAACTGTACATTAAGAAATTTCGGTTCTCAAATCCAGTAAGGGGAAACCTGAAATCCGTTGCCAGTGGAAAACCCTCCAGAACCATAAAGACCAGACGGCCCTCGGGGCCCCATTGTACTGACAGGGCTCTAGTTTTGTGGTGTCCAAATTTATGTTATTTGTTAAAGACCCTAAAGCCCAAGTGTATCATCTTCAAGCCCCTTCTATTTTATTCACCGAGGGAGGCTTCCCGTAGAACAACATAGTTGCTAAAATGTTGCCATGACAACTCCAAATCAACTGAGCTTCAGCGAGAAGGGAAAAACCTCCAGGCTCACGGTTTCGAAGAAGAGACAATGGGGGAGGATTCCATCTACAAGGTGCCTGCCTTAGGCCCCTGACACCCAGCCAGAGGACAGGAAAAACAAAGAGCCGAGCAGATACGCCCCCGGAAAGAAACAGCTACACAGTACAAAGCAATAAGCTAATCTCGACACGAAAGGGGTGAGATTGTTGTGAATTCTCTACCCACAAGATCCCCCAAACCTTTCCGATTCAAGGAAAATCGTCAGCAGATAAGCCTTGAAAAGCCCGTATCCAAGGAAAGTGTTAACCCAGAAAGGAACTGAAAGTGAAACTGTCCGGAGGAAGTAGCGCTGCAAGATCTCAGTCCCTAAGGGGAAGTAGCACTAGTGTTTCGAGACCACCTACCTCTCCACCCCCAAACCTGCGGAGGAAGTGCCCCTCCAGGTTCCATGCGCTGCCTGCAGAAGGAGGCAATGAAAGAGAGGGCAGGGCACAGGAGGCGTCTCTATCGCCCACAGCTGTCAGCCAGGAGCAGCCTCTGAGGACACCCCGCAATGGGGTCAGGCTACTTATTCAAATCTTAGTTGGACATCCGGAAGCATTTCCTGAGCATTAGGGGTATGCGACACGGAAACCGGGATAGGATGTTGTGGCGTGCACGCTCAGGCTAAGGTAGGGCCCAGGAAGAGCCCTTGCTAAGTCTggacacaaagagaaaaataatcaagtcCCGAAAAAAGTCAGGCGCCTTAGCCCTTGCCTGAGAACGCGGCGTCTCCCTGCAGGCCCACTAACCAGCTGGCGCTTAGCAGCCGAGTGCGGCCAGGCGCGATCCCCGGAGCCCGTGCCGTGACCCGGCcagccccgccgcgcccgcccgcgcccccgcTGCTCCGCAGAGGACTCAGGAAAGCCAGCTCGGCTCGGCGGCCCCGCGGTCCCCGGCCCGCGGCTGGCAGCGCAGGAGGGCGGGGACGTGCGCGCTCGGGGGCGGGGAGTGAGTTCGGCCCACAAAGGGGGTTAGGAGGTGAAGGACCAGGCACGGCCCCCTCCCTCAAAACAAAGGCTCCCTCCCCAGGAGTGCCCGAACCTGAAAAACTGAAACGAAATCAaggcggccccgccccgccctgccgGCCCATCCAGTCTCCAGACCCCGTCCGGTCCTGCGCTCACCCGCCAAGGCCGCCCCAGCTGCCGATTTTCCCCGACCGTGTTCTCCCTCTCCGGGCTCGGGTATCTCCATGGACAGCTGCTCATGCGCACTCCCAGCCCGCGGCCATGTTGATGAGGGGCGGAAGTGTCTCTGTCGACCTCCCTGCCTTCTCAGCCTCTGAGCCTCCCCACTTCCGTTCGCTCCATCTTGCTGAGTGAGGGCTGAAGGTGCGGACTTTGGGGGCCTCTCTGGGGCCGGGAAGAAGCTATTTACGGATTCCTGGGAGGATGGTGCTGAAGTCCTAATCGCTTTCGGCAAGAACGGGAGAAAGACGACTAAGTTGTGCTACTATCTTTCTGCTGGACAGGGCCTTTGTAGTTCACAGAAGAGGGAGTGAGAGAGGCCGGCCTAGATCAAGGGTGGGACGTCGGACGGAGGCGCCATCTTTAACAAGGGCTCTTTGGGAGGCCATCTTGGATCAGGACACCCTTTTGAAGTGTTTCCTGTTGGAGATTAGGACATATCTGGGCACACTCTTTTTGTATTAGCATCAGCAATCGCTCTCCCAGGGACCTCCCAGGCCTCCAGTTTTTCTGAGACTCACTTTCTGTGAGAGGGATCTTTATTCCCATTCTTCTCAGTCAGGACCTACTGTTAATGGATTTGGAGTAGCATGGTGGAATGGGGAGAattcagactctggagccagacaaaCTCGGGTCTCAAACTATTCTCTGCCGTTTCTTACCTCTGAGATCTTGGGCCAACCTTTTGAGTTAattagcttcagtttcctcatctgtaaagtggagatgccAGTACCAACCTTACAGAATTATTAGATGGACTAAATAAGGCCAAGGGCATAGGTTCTATATACGTAGAGCACCTAGGCTTTACTGGCACATAATGAGCGTTATGTAAATACCAGTTTCTCTTCCCCATTTCCTGACCACCATGAACCCAGCTCTAGTTTCTAGCCACAGTCTCCATGACAACAACTGAGGAAGAACAcgcaaacaacaaaaataaaagacaacgTCTGGCCAAACGTAGGAAAATATGATACCTATCACCTGGGactttaaaagaataatgagACTTCACACTATTTACatgtaaaaatacaattttattctgAGACATCACCCCTTATTAGAATGGGACCTGTGGCCCCAGACTATCTGGAGAAGCAGTCCCAGAGCCTGAGTGACACCATTTCCCTTCCCTGAAATAAGAGGAAGTTATtccaaaggaaaaaggagaggccAGAGAGATCTGGACAGGACCTCTCTTCCCTAAGATGACTGGAGGCAGAGGGTGGAGGAGCTAGAAAGGGGGGCAGTCCCTCCAACAAACGTTGAGGCCTTCAAAGAGCTTCCTGGACATGTTCCTCCTAAGCTGGAGCTAAAAGGGTCAGGAGGTATCCAAGAGCCCAAGAGCAGAACAGGGATGGGCAGCTCTAGAAGTGTTTGTGTGAAAGGCTTTGACCTGGCCctgtcctccccacctccaccctgggCTTCCATGAAGAGAAGTTCACAGCCTCAGAGGAGGGCAGGAACTTGGCTGGAGTTCCCCCTCTTTCTTCACTTTGAGAAACCTCTAAGTTTTCTGCCTACTCTTTGTTCCCCTTGACCAATGACCTTGCTCTCTGGGAACAGGATCTTGTTGACTTTCTTGGGAATCTCCTAAGGGATAAGTTCTTTGTGTCTGAGACAAACTCAGGTAAACCAACCAAGGCAGTGCCAGAGGGCCAAAGCCTATAGAGTTGGGCACTACAGCTGCTCAGGCTGCAGAAGAGACTGCTAGTCAGGGATCCCGGAGATTCAAGACAACTTACTGTCCCTTTTGCCCAGTGCTCTCTGGTCCTAATCACAGTCCTTCACCTTTCTCAGGGTTAGCCTGTGTTTCAAATGCATATGATCGGCGCTGGGGGGGCATAAGAGGGTCAGGGGGCTGGGGTTCTCTGGGGGGCAAACTAAGCCGACTCCGGGATCCAGACCCTTCTGTGCCTTCAGATTGGAGCTCCAAGCAGCTAAAGGGTCGGAAAGAATGAGCAGGGATCATGCTACAGGGGGAGGTTCTGGGGATGAGGCTGTAATCCACACCCCCAGTACAGGTCAGCGTCCGCCGAacaccctgagcctcagtcttctggCGGTCCCGGGCCATGGCCACAGCAGCATCAAAGGAAAGACTGCCCCCATTCCTCCAAGAGGAGCGGGAGGCTCGGGACCCCCAAGCCCTTTCCCCAGGAGTCCCATCAAGCCGACCAGGCCTCGGGCATGGGTTTGCAGGTGCCACATGGATCTTGCCACACATTGCACTGGGCATCTTGGCAAACTGTGGTTTGGGGGGCACCACAGGCACAGAGCGGACCTGTTGGACCTGAACCAAGGTGGAAGCCAGGCGCATGCCCACACTGCCAGCTGAGCCAAATGGACAGGGGCACAGATTGCAGCCCTCTGGACTGGGCTGCCCCTCAGGCTCCATCTCCTCTGGCCGGGGCGGCTGTGGGACTGCCTGTTCTGTCTCAGAGGAGTGAGCATTGCCCTCTTTGGCACTGTCAACCTCCAGGGACTCTACATGTGACCCTTCAGGGAGGGAGCCCTCTTCTAAATGGTCACCTCCAGCCCCCTGGTCTCCCTCAGcctctccatccccactctcTCGTTCCTTGCTCACCTCCCCTACTCTTCCTTCAGCTGCTGCTTCTGGGCTTCTGCTATCTTCACCATCTCCTTGTTCTTCTCTTGCCTCTTGGTCCCCATCCTTGCTCTGTCCTTTGACCTcatcctctctgccttcctcagccTCTTGTTTGTGTACAACTTCCCAGCTCTCCTCAGCAACTTGGTTTTCCTGGGCCCTGTGCTCTGGGTCCCTTCCAGGTTCTACCTgggcttcctctccttccttagcctcttcctctctctcagtctttcttttcttctccttgtcttttccctgctctcctcctccttcctccataaCCTTAGCTTCTTCCATACACTCATCCTGCTGTGGACCCATGGACTcctctcccttggcctctgtcTCTTCCCCACTATCTTTTCTCAAACAGACCATCATCTCTTGGTTTCCCTCAACCTCCCCTTCTTTCTCATCAGCCTCTCCAGCCTCTACCTCACTCTCTGGactcccctcagcctcctccctgaTGTCCCATCTGCTTCCAGGCTCAGCTTCCTTGTCCTCTCCAATTTCCCAGCATGCCTGCTCTCCCTCAGTCTGTCCTGGAGCCTCCTGATTTCCACACCTTGCTGCCTCTTCTTCCAGACTGCCTGGACCCTCCCAGCTTGGGGATTTGGGCCCCAGAATGGGACTTAGGTCATCGTAGGCACTCAGGAAGACTTCCTCCCCACTTTCGTCCTCTGCTTCAGGCCTGGGGTCAGCAGAGTCCAGGGAACAGCAGCTGGGAGCTAGGACAAACTGCGCCTCATCCAGAGACAGGTCATCCAGGGGTGGCTCCACAGAGAACTCCTCCACCTGTAGGCACAGCATTATGGCTCAGGACTAGGTGGCCCTGTCCACCCTCTGGATTCCTTACCACCCCCAAACCCAGCACAGCCACTCCTTACCTGATGCCCATCTCCCAGGAGCTCCTCCATGTAGCCCATCCCAGGGTCGTCCTCCCCAGGGGAGAaggctgctcctgctgctcctgcctTGGCCACCTCCCCATCCTCCGCCCCCACCCACTCAGGTTCTGAGCTGCTTGAGTCCTCTAGGAAGGAGAAGGAATCCTGCACCTCCTGGGACAGGCAGTCCTCCAGGGCAGGGGCCACATCCGCTGGGCCTGAGTCAGTCAGGGGACCTGGGGCTGGACTTGCCTCCAACTTCTCATCTGTTGGGAGAGAGGTAGTCCCAGGAATACAAAGGTCAAGACCAGCCCTGACTCTTCCCAGTCTGGGTCTTCCTAGCATTGCTGCAGTATGGACACAACAATCCcagaaaagatattccatgtggCTGATCCTCTCAGACCAATATCCCTAACTATTGGCTTATAGCTGCCTTGATCGAGCTCCCACCAGGTGCCAAGCACAGTGCTATATATTTTACAGTGCAATATCTTACTTTTCCCACAAAACAACCCTATAATATAGGGTGTTTATCCCCATGTTACgtttgagaaaactgagactcagagagatttgTCTAAGGTCACAAAAACTAAGCAGCACAGCCAAAATTTCAACCCAAGTCTACTTAACCCTGTAGCCCATGTCCTTACCACTAGCCTGTGCTGCCTCAGTACTTCTCGTCAGCGACACTTCAGGAACTGGAGTCAGAGAAAAGATCAGATCCCAGCTCTATCACCTCCTACCTAAATTAATAGCAAATTGCTTAacctaagtctcagtttccactGCTGTAACATAAGGATGACAACCATACCTGTGTCATGAGATTACgagaaaatgaaataagctaACGCCTGCAAAGTCCCTAACACAACACTTGGCTCATACTTAGCCCTCGATAATTGTTAGCTATTAGTATTaatgttactattattgttaccATCATCTATTATATATTCCCACCTTGTACTTAGTAATCCCTGCTATATATATCTGACACAGGCCCCCATTCTTGGTTATATCAGTGATCTGAAGGCTGCCAGAAATCTTCTTTCCATGAATCTCACACAATCTGATAATATTACTGGATTCCCCCAACCTCGAATCCAGGGAGGCTGTTGAAGGTAACCACCCAAAGCCCAAGGGCTGAGGCTCACCTGGGGGACCGGGGCcaaggccagggccagggccagggccaaaGGCAGGGCTTGTCCGAGGCTGTAGGGCCGGGCACTCAAGGCCACGAGTGAGTCTGGCCAAGGCGA
Proteins encoded:
- the ARHGAP30 gene encoding rho GTPase-activating protein 30 isoform X1, with protein sequence MKSRQKGKKKGSSKERVFGCDLQEHLQHSGQEVPQVLRSCAEFVEEYGVVDGIYRLSGVSSNIQKLRQEFEAERKPDLRRDVYLQDIHCVSSLCKAYFRELPDPLLTYRLYDKFAEAVAVQLEPERLVKILEVLRELPVPNYRTLEFLMRHLVHMASFSAQTNMHARNLAIVWAPNLLRSKDIEASGFNGTAAFMEVRVQSIVVEFILTHVEQLFGGAALSGGEVESVWRSIPGARASGSPDDLMPRSLPYNLPSSLQAGDGPPQIRPYHTIIEIGEHKRKGSLKVRKWRSIFNLGRSGHETKRKVLRGAEDREDKSDKGTLRPAKSMDSLSAAAGACDEPEGLVGPSSPRPNPLLQESLENYSVEAAEGEQEPEGEALGGTNSEPGTPRAGRSAIRVGASSRAERCAGVHISDPYNVNLPLHITSILNVPPNIISNVALARLTRGLECPALQPRTSPAFGPGPGPGLGPGPPDEKLEASPAPGPLTDSGPADVAPALEDCLSQEVQDSFSFLEDSSSSEPEWVGAEDGEVAKAGAAGAAFSPGEDDPGMGYMEELLGDGHQVEEFSVEPPLDDLSLDEAQFVLAPSCCSLDSADPRPEAEDESGEEVFLSAYDDLSPILGPKSPSWEGPGSLEEEAARCGNQEAPGQTEGEQACWEIGEDKEAEPGSRWDIREEAEGSPESEVEAGEADEKEGEVEGNQEMMVCLRKDSGEETEAKGEESMGPQQDECMEEAKVMEEGGGEQGKDKEKKRKTEREEEAKEGEEAQVEPGRDPEHRAQENQVAEESWEVVHKQEAEEGREDEVKGQSKDGDQEAREEQGDGEDSRSPEAAAEGRVGEVSKERESGDGEAEGDQGAGGDHLEEGSLPEGSHVESLEVDSAKEGNAHSSETEQAVPQPPRPEEMEPEGQPSPEGCNLCPCPFGSAGSVGMRLASTLVQVQQVRSVPVVPPKPQFAKMPSAMCGKIHVAPANPCPRPGRLDGTPGERAWGSRASRSSWRNGGSLSFDAAVAMARDRQKTEAQGVRRTLTCTGGVDYSLIPRTSPCSMIPAHSFRPFSCLELQSEGTEGSGSRSRLSLPPREPQPPDPLMPPQRRSYAFETQANPEKGEGL